The Paraburkholderia hospita region GCCTGATGCACCATCGTCACGCGAGCATCAACGACCTGCCGATCAAGGAAGGCGAGCGCAAGTTCCACTGGACGCTCGGCCGTCGCCCCGACGATCATCCGGGGTTGAGCGCACTGGGACTCTGACCCGTTGCTCTGACCCGTAATCCTTCATCAGATCCTCTTAGCCGACCGTTCGCCGTCGGCTAAGCGCGCTTCCATTCCCCGTTGCACGTACAACCAACACTCGTTGCATCTGCACCGATACAGTGCGTACGTGCGTAAGCACACTGAACTTGTTGTTCCTTACGGGTAACTCCGCATAGTGGCAAAAAGCTTACGATTTCTATACTAGGCTGCCGTTTCGTATGAAGGCGATATAAAGCACGCCGTTTTACGAATCAGGCGGTGTCGGGAGACAGCCCGCGCCCGTCGAAAATAAAGAAACATGCTACGGAGACGAACATGGTACTTCGCCTGAAGAGCGTTGTTGCTGCTCTCGCATTGTGTGTGGTCGCAACGGGTAGCTATGCGGCCGATCCGATCAAGATCGGTGTGGATGGTCCTTTCACGGGCGGTTCGTCGTCGATGGGCGTCAGCATGCGCGACGGCGTGCGGCTTGCGGCGGCTGAGATCAACAAATCGGGCGGTGTGCTGGGCCGGCAGATCGAGCTCGTCGAACGCGACGACGAAGCGAAGAACGAACGCGGCGTGCAGATCGCGCAGGAACTCATCAACAAGGAAAAGGTAGTCGCGGTGGTCGGCTACATCAATACGGGTGTCGCGCTTGCATCGCAGCGCTTCTTCCAGGAAGCGAAAATCCCCGTGTTCAACAATGTCGCGACGGGCAGTATCGTCACGAAGCAGTTCGCGGATCAGCCGGATAACTACGTGTTCCGCAATGCAGCCGCCGACCGCATTCAGGCGCCGATGATCGTCGAAGAAGCCGTGACCAAACGCGGCTTCAAGAAGGTCGCGATTCTCGCCGATTCGACCAACTACGGACAACTCGGCCGCGAGGATCTGGAAAAGGCGCTCGCTGCTAAAGGCGTGAAGGCGGTCGCCGTCGAGAAATTCAACATCAAGGACGTCGACATGACGGCCCAGTTGCTGAAGGCGAAAGACGCGGGCGCGGAAGCCGTGCTGACCTACGGCATCGGACCCGAACTCGCGCAGATCGCCAACGGCATGGCCAAGCTTGGCTGGAAGGTGCCGCTGATCGGCAGCTGGACACTGTCGATGGCGAACTACATCGACAACGCCGGCTCGAACGGCGAAGGCGCGCGTATGCCGCAGACCTTCATCCAGGAACCCAACACGCCGAAGCGCAAGACCTTCATCGAAGCCTATATGAAGGAATTCAAGCCGAAGAACAACCGGATCGATTCGCCCGTGTCGGCGGCGCAAGGCTATGACTCGGTCTATCTGCTCGCCGCCGCGATCACGCAGGCAGGCACGACGGACGGCCCGAAGGTGCGCGCCGCGCTCGAAAGCCTCAACACGAAGGTCGAAGGGGTCGTGATGGTGTACGACAAGCCGTTCTCGCACGACGACCACGAGGCGATCAGCCCGAACGTGCCGGTTGTCGGCGAAGTGAAGGGCGGCCGCGTGATCTACGCGTACGACAACGACAAGAAAGGCGGCGGGCAACTGCGCACCAAGCAGGCATCCGCAAACTGAGTACAGCATGAAAAGCGAAGCCGCGCCCGCCCGACCGGCGGGGGCGGCTTTGTGCTGCGTGGCTCACGGCATCACCTACGGGGCGTTGCGATCGAGGCAATTGGACTATGGCCATTCTTCTTCAGCTCATCTATAGCGGCATTGCGCTCGGCATGATCTACGCCGTGATCGCGTTCGGCTACCAACTCACGTTCGCGACATCCGGCACGCTGAACTTCGGCCAGGGCGATGCGCTGATGCTCGGTGCGCTGGTGGGTCTCACGCTTGTTACGCTGGGCGTCAACTACTGGCTGATGATTCCCCTCGTGTGCGTGTTCGGGCTGTTGCAGGGCGCGTTCGTCGAACGGATCGGCGTGCGGCCCGCGATCAAGATCAAGTCCGAGTTCGGCTGGATCATGTCGACCATTGCGCTCGGCATCATCTTCAAGAACGTCGCGGAAAACGTCTGGGGCCGCGACGATCTGCGCTTTCCATCGCCGCTGCCCGAAGCGCCCATCAGGGTGTTCGGCGCAAACGTGCTGCCGATGGAACTGCTCGTCGTAGGCGGCGCATTGGTGCTGATGCTTGCCGTCGAGTTCTTCAACCGGCGCAGCATCTTCGGCAAGGCGGTCGTCGCCACCTCGAACGATCGCGATGCCGCCGCGCTGATGGGCATCAACACGGGCCTCGTCATCACGTTCTCGTATGCGCTGTCGTCGCTGACGGCGGCCTTCGCCGGCGTGCTGATCGCGCCGCTCACGCTGACGGGCGCGACGATGGGCGCGGTGCTCGGCCTCAAGGCGTTCGCGGTGGCGATCATCGGCGGATTGTCGAGCGGGCTCGGCATCGTGGTCGGCGGCGTGATACTCGGCATCGCCGAAACCACGACCGGCTTCTACATCTCGACGGGCTATAAGGACGTGCCCGGACTCGTCCTGCTGCTGATCGTGCTCGCCTTGCGTCCGGCAGGTCTGTTCGGCA contains the following coding sequences:
- a CDS encoding ABC transporter substrate-binding protein, whose amino-acid sequence is MVLRLKSVVAALALCVVATGSYAADPIKIGVDGPFTGGSSSMGVSMRDGVRLAAAEINKSGGVLGRQIELVERDDEAKNERGVQIAQELINKEKVVAVVGYINTGVALASQRFFQEAKIPVFNNVATGSIVTKQFADQPDNYVFRNAAADRIQAPMIVEEAVTKRGFKKVAILADSTNYGQLGREDLEKALAAKGVKAVAVEKFNIKDVDMTAQLLKAKDAGAEAVLTYGIGPELAQIANGMAKLGWKVPLIGSWTLSMANYIDNAGSNGEGARMPQTFIQEPNTPKRKTFIEAYMKEFKPKNNRIDSPVSAAQGYDSVYLLAAAITQAGTTDGPKVRAALESLNTKVEGVVMVYDKPFSHDDHEAISPNVPVVGEVKGGRVIYAYDNDKKGGGQLRTKQASAN
- a CDS encoding branched-chain amino acid ABC transporter permease, with protein sequence MAILLQLIYSGIALGMIYAVIAFGYQLTFATSGTLNFGQGDALMLGALVGLTLVTLGVNYWLMIPLVCVFGLLQGAFVERIGVRPAIKIKSEFGWIMSTIALGIIFKNVAENVWGRDDLRFPSPLPEAPIRVFGANVLPMELLVVGGALVLMLAVEFFNRRSIFGKAVVATSNDRDAAALMGINTGLVITFSYALSSLTAAFAGVLIAPLTLTGATMGAVLGLKAFAVAIIGGLSSGLGIVVGGVILGIAETTTGFYISTGYKDVPGLVLLLIVLALRPAGLFGKTAIKKV